From the Magnetococcales bacterium genome, the window GGACGAAGCTGGAAAAATTTCTTCAGGAGAAGATTGCCGCCTTGTGTGACAACTGCCGGCAACGCCTGGTGCGCAATCCGTTGCGGGTGCTGGATTGCAAGGTGGCGGGGTGTCGTGACGTGGCCCGGATGGCCCCGCCCATGAACGCCCATCTGTGCCCGGCGTGTGCAGATCATTTTGTCACTCTGGAGGGCCACCTCCGGGCCTTGGCGTTGCCCTATGCACTGAATACTCAGATGGTACGCGGTCTGGACTACTATACGCGCACCGTCTTTGAGGTCACGACGGAGCATCTTGGCGCCCAGAATGCCGTCGCCGCCGGGGGGCGTTACGATGGATTGGTCGAAAGCATGGGTGGCAGGGCCACGCCGGCCATTGGTTTCGCCATGGGCATGGAGCGGTTGGTTGCCCTCCTGGAGAAGCAAACCGGGCAGGTGGTGTCGCCCATGGTTTTTTTGGTGGTGGTGGGTTCCGGAGAGGTGGTGCGCGAGGGGCTGTGCCTTGCCGAACGTCTGCGTGGTGTGGGGTGTCGTGTGGAGATGAGCCAGGAGGCCGGCACCATGAAGAGCGAGATGAAACGGGCCGGGCGTTCCGGGGCGCCGGTGACCCTGATCCTCGGGTCTGATGAAGCGGCGCAGCGCCAGGTCGTCCACAAGGATATGGCCACGGGTGTGCAGCGCACTTTGCTTTGGGAAGATGCGGTCCAATCCATTCTGGGCCACAACGGGAATGGCCTTTGACAACGACGTAGGGGAGGCAGCATGGGCCAGGAAGAGATTATTTTCCGGGAAGTTGACGAGCAGCTTGAAGCCGAGCAGTTGAGTCGGTTTTTGCGACGGTA encodes:
- a CDS encoding histidine--tRNA ligase; its protein translation is MITAVRGTRDFLPEETGVMQFLEQSAAQVFSCYGFQEIRTPLIEWSELFTRAVGETTDIVEKEMYTFPDRKGKSLSLRPEGTASVVRAFVNHAQNQRLPWRVWYHGPMFRYERPQEGRSRQFHQIGCEEFGAPGPLADAQMMAMAWRFLDKIGLGSFLRLEINTLGCPECRVPYRTKLEKFLQEKIAALCDNCRQRLVRNPLRVLDCKVAGCRDVARMAPPMNAHLCPACADHFVTLEGHLRALALPYALNTQMVRGLDYYTRTVFEVTTEHLGAQNAVAAGGRYDGLVESMGGRATPAIGFAMGMERLVALLEKQTGQVVSPMVFLVVVGSGEVVREGLCLAERLRGVGCRVEMSQEAGTMKSEMKRAGRSGAPVTLILGSDEAAQRQVVHKDMATGVQRTLLWEDAVQSILGHNGNGL